One genomic region from Planctomycetia bacterium encodes:
- a CDS encoding DUF998 domain-containing protein, which yields MPRHNRLLLSAGLIPLPWFLAWSLAAAALATGYSSVSQHASELLQFEGLPSTFLRIAAIGSGAAFVAFAIGLWWQSGVYFAVGACGWLVFGLAMASNGIWPMGDPKHGLYAAGVINLIAPAVSHLESRVLVKSGRFYALTAFVSVAGVIYLWLNLVGADPPAYRGLTQRVFSSICSLWPFVTALWLLRSDSLPAEVDREK from the coding sequence ATGCCCCGACACAACCGCCTCTTATTAAGCGCCGGTCTGATCCCGCTCCCTTGGTTCTTAGCCTGGTCACTCGCCGCCGCGGCATTGGCGACCGGGTATAGTTCGGTTTCTCAGCACGCTAGCGAGCTACTCCAATTTGAAGGACTGCCCAGCACTTTCCTAAGGATCGCGGCGATCGGATCCGGCGCGGCGTTCGTGGCATTCGCTATCGGGCTTTGGTGGCAGTCCGGCGTCTATTTCGCGGTGGGCGCGTGTGGATGGCTCGTGTTCGGCTTGGCCATGGCGTCTAACGGCATCTGGCCCATGGGAGATCCGAAACACGGCTTGTACGCGGCGGGAGTTATTAACCTTATTGCGCCGGCAGTATCCCACCTGGAGTCGCGCGTCCTGGTGAAAAGCGGTCGATTCTACGCTCTGACCGCGTTTGTTAGCGTCGCGGGCGTGATCTACCTGTGGCTCAATCTGGTTGGCGCCGACCCTCCCGCCTATCGCGGATTGACGCAACGAGTTTTCTCTTCCATTTGCTCGCTGTGGCCGTTTGTCACTGCGCTGTGGCTGCTACGAAGCGATTCTTTGCCAGCCGAAGTTGACCGCGAAAAATGA
- a CDS encoding lipid-binding SYLF domain-containing protein translates to MREFRHCFVGMLLVAGMVHAAVAAPTPQQTLQSAAQVLEETRALKVKSIPDALLADAQAVAVIPGVVKVGVIIGGRHGRGIVVSRDKDGAWTAPTFIELTGGSLGWQIGVQSTDVVLVFKNKQGIDNLLSGSKFTLGADAAVAAGPVGRQASAATDEQLKAAVYSYSRSRGLFAGVSLDGAMLSIDPAATASFQQGGEAAASDVARLIAALDKPPASAPSEVSFVFGPTTALRATQEELRSAHDKLQTRLPAEWRDYLAIPMPAENGPPVDVVETVLKRYDKVAADARYEALTSSADFQSTHTLLGRLLMEVQEASAVSLPPPPPKD, encoded by the coding sequence ATGCGAGAGTTCAGGCATTGCTTCGTTGGGATGTTGCTGGTCGCCGGGATGGTCCATGCCGCTGTGGCTGCGCCGACGCCCCAGCAGACCTTGCAGTCGGCGGCGCAGGTGCTGGAGGAGACGCGGGCGCTCAAGGTGAAGTCGATCCCGGATGCGCTGTTGGCCGACGCGCAGGCCGTGGCCGTGATTCCGGGCGTCGTCAAGGTCGGCGTAATTATCGGCGGGCGACACGGCCGCGGCATTGTGGTCTCGCGCGACAAGGATGGGGCCTGGACCGCGCCGACGTTTATCGAGCTCACCGGCGGCAGTCTGGGCTGGCAGATCGGCGTGCAGAGTACCGACGTGGTGCTGGTGTTCAAGAACAAGCAGGGCATCGATAACCTGCTGAGCGGGAGCAAGTTCACCCTCGGCGCCGACGCCGCGGTGGCGGCCGGACCCGTGGGACGGCAGGCCAGCGCCGCCACGGACGAACAACTCAAGGCCGCAGTGTATTCCTATTCGCGCTCGCGCGGGCTGTTCGCCGGTGTTTCGCTCGATGGCGCGATGCTGTCGATTGACCCTGCGGCCACCGCTTCGTTCCAACAAGGAGGCGAGGCCGCGGCGTCCGACGTGGCACGATTGATCGCGGCGCTCGATAAACCGCCCGCATCCGCACCCAGCGAGGTGAGTTTCGTTTTTGGCCCGACCACGGCGCTGCGCGCGACGCAGGAGGAATTGCGCAGTGCGCACGACAAACTGCAGACGCGTCTTCCGGCGGAATGGCGCGACTACCTGGCGATTCCGATGCCTGCCGAAAACGGTCCGCCCGTGGACGTCGTGGAAACGGTGCTCAAGCGTTACGACAAGGTCGCCGCCGATGCTCGCTACGAAGCGCTGACGTCCAGCGCGGATTTTCAATCCACGCACACGCTGTTAGGACGCTTGCTGATGGAAGTGCAAGAAGCCAGCGCCGTGTCCCTGCCCCCGCCGCCTCCGAAGGATTAG
- a CDS encoding alkaline phosphatase D family protein, producing MPSPLYPVLDARRVSRRSFLALSSSLAAASVWSSRACGAVKRYPKLADHPFQIGVASGDPAPDGVVLWTRLAPKPLEGGGMPQEPVEVSWQVADDEGFTKIAREGTTVATPDWAHSVHVEADGLAPDRWYFYRFKVGNDISPVGRTRTTPALDASPANVKFAFASCQHYENGLYTAYEHMLAEHPDLVIHLGDYIYEGPGRENQVRKHVGPEITSVEHYRNRHAQYKTDAALQAMHAAAPWIVTWDDHEVDNNYANSISEIEGVTPEELLERRAHGYQAYYEHMPLRKSSLPQGPNMQLYRRVPYGRLAEFFVLDSRQYRSDQPCGDGNKPQCPEALSEQRTMLGEQQRTWLCDGLADTPSNWKILAQQVMFARVDRKHGEEVGYSMDQWPGYEADRRRLLKCFRERQIANPVVLTGDIHSNWANELIADFDDLDSEPLAAEFVGTSISSGGDGAANPRGVERTLAENPFVKFNNAERGYVVCQLTPDTWRTDYRTVEYVTRPGATLNTRASFILESGDSTLKPA from the coding sequence ATGCCGTCGCCGCTTTATCCGGTCCTCGATGCCCGCCGCGTTTCGCGCCGCTCGTTCTTGGCGCTCAGTTCGTCGCTGGCCGCGGCCTCCGTCTGGTCGTCGCGGGCCTGCGGCGCCGTGAAGCGCTATCCCAAGCTGGCGGATCATCCCTTTCAAATCGGCGTTGCCTCGGGCGATCCCGCGCCGGACGGCGTTGTGCTCTGGACGCGACTGGCGCCGAAACCGCTGGAGGGCGGCGGCATGCCACAGGAACCGGTCGAGGTTTCTTGGCAAGTCGCCGACGACGAAGGTTTTACCAAGATCGCCCGTGAAGGCACGACGGTCGCCACTCCGGATTGGGCGCATTCGGTGCATGTCGAGGCGGATGGCCTTGCGCCCGACCGCTGGTACTTTTACCGCTTCAAGGTCGGCAACGATATTAGCCCCGTGGGGCGCACGCGCACCACGCCGGCGCTGGATGCCTCACCGGCCAACGTGAAGTTCGCCTTCGCCTCGTGCCAGCATTACGAGAACGGCTTGTACACCGCTTATGAACACATGCTGGCCGAGCATCCGGATCTGGTGATTCATCTCGGCGATTACATCTACGAAGGCCCCGGGCGCGAGAACCAGGTCCGCAAGCATGTGGGGCCGGAGATCACGTCGGTCGAGCATTATCGCAATCGGCATGCGCAATACAAAACCGACGCCGCGCTGCAAGCCATGCACGCCGCCGCGCCGTGGATCGTCACCTGGGACGATCACGAAGTCGACAACAATTACGCCAATTCCATCTCCGAGATCGAAGGCGTCACTCCGGAGGAGTTGCTGGAACGTCGCGCGCATGGCTATCAGGCCTACTACGAACACATGCCATTGCGCAAAAGTTCACTGCCACAGGGACCGAACATGCAACTCTATCGGCGCGTGCCCTATGGACGCCTCGCGGAGTTCTTCGTGCTCGACTCGCGCCAGTATCGCAGCGATCAACCCTGCGGCGACGGTAACAAGCCGCAGTGCCCCGAGGCCTTGAGCGAGCAGCGCACCATGCTCGGTGAGCAGCAGCGCACTTGGCTCTGCGACGGTCTGGCCGACACGCCTAGCAACTGGAAAATCCTCGCCCAGCAAGTCATGTTCGCCCGCGTCGATCGCAAGCATGGCGAGGAAGTCGGTTACAGCATGGACCAGTGGCCAGGCTACGAGGCCGACCGCAGGCGCTTGTTGAAATGTTTCCGCGAACGCCAGATCGCCAATCCCGTCGTGCTGACCGGCGACATTCACAGCAACTGGGCCAACGAGTTGATCGCCGATTTCGACGACCTGGATTCGGAACCGCTCGCGGCGGAGTTCGTCGGGACGTCGATCAGTTCCGGCGGCGACGGCGCGGCGAACCCCCGTGGCGTGGAACGCACGCTGGCCGAAAATCCGTTCGTCAAGTTCAACAACGCCGAGCGCGGCTACGTCGTCTGCCAGTTGACGCCCGACACGTGGCGCACCGACTACCGCACCGTCGAATACGTCACCCGGCCAGGCGCGACGCTCAACACCCGCGCGTCATTCATCCTGGAAAGCGGCGACTCAACCTTGAAACCGGCTTGA
- a CDS encoding PQQ-binding-like beta-propeller repeat protein: MRCVDSLLAVVLSCFASAVRAEDWPQWMGPNRDDQWTESGIIDAFPAEGPTVLWRAPIAGGYSGPAVAGGKVFVTDFALENGEVKNDPGGRVELKGQERVLSFDAETGQPLWQYAYLCEYKISYPAGPRATPTVADGKVYTLGAEGHLACLDAQTGELAWSKELKQEYKIESPIWGFCGHPLVDGQKLICLVGGEGSVAVAFDKDTGRELWRALSASEPGYCPPTIIEAGGVRQLLIWHAQSLNSLNPATGEVYWSLPLEPGYGMAIARPMQAGDYLFASGIGEVCAVFKLDREKPAAEEVWRGTKENSLYCSNSTPLITDGIIYGSDCGKGTFRAVRLEDGERLWETFAPTTGGERRAGHGTAFVTQNGDRYFLFSETGDLIIARLTPEKYEEVSRTHLIDPTNEAFGRTVVWTHPAFANRCVYARNDKELVCVSLAKE, translated from the coding sequence ATGCGTTGTGTCGACTCGCTCCTCGCCGTCGTCTTGTCCTGTTTCGCTTCCGCCGTCCGCGCCGAAGATTGGCCTCAGTGGATGGGCCCGAACCGGGACGATCAGTGGACCGAGTCCGGCATCATCGACGCGTTTCCGGCGGAGGGTCCGACGGTGTTGTGGCGCGCCCCGATCGCCGGCGGGTATTCCGGGCCCGCGGTCGCTGGCGGCAAGGTGTTCGTCACCGACTTCGCGCTGGAGAACGGCGAAGTCAAGAACGACCCGGGCGGGCGTGTCGAGTTGAAGGGACAAGAACGCGTCCTGAGTTTCGACGCCGAAACGGGCCAGCCGCTTTGGCAGTACGCCTATCTGTGCGAATACAAGATTTCCTATCCGGCCGGCCCGCGCGCGACCCCAACTGTGGCCGACGGCAAGGTTTACACGCTCGGGGCCGAAGGGCACCTGGCCTGCCTCGACGCGCAGACCGGCGAGCTCGCCTGGTCCAAGGAGTTGAAGCAGGAATATAAAATCGAATCCCCGATCTGGGGCTTCTGCGGACATCCGCTCGTCGATGGCCAGAAGCTCATCTGCCTGGTCGGCGGCGAAGGCTCGGTGGCGGTGGCGTTCGATAAGGACACCGGCCGGGAACTGTGGCGAGCCCTCTCCGCCTCGGAGCCAGGCTATTGCCCGCCGACGATCATCGAAGCCGGCGGCGTGCGACAACTGCTGATCTGGCATGCCCAGAGCCTCAACAGCCTGAACCCGGCGACCGGCGAAGTCTATTGGTCGCTCCCCTTGGAGCCCGGCTACGGGATGGCCATCGCCCGGCCAATGCAAGCCGGCGACTACCTGTTCGCCTCAGGCATCGGCGAAGTCTGCGCGGTGTTCAAGCTCGATCGCGAGAAGCCGGCCGCCGAGGAAGTCTGGCGCGGGACCAAGGAGAATTCCCTCTATTGCTCAAATAGCACGCCGCTGATCACCGATGGCATTATTTACGGCAGCGATTGCGGCAAGGGCACCTTCCGCGCGGTCCGCCTGGAAGACGGCGAACGGCTCTGGGAGACCTTCGCCCCGACCACCGGCGGCGAACGCCGCGCCGGGCATGGTACGGCCTTTGTGACGCAAAATGGCGACCGGTACTTCCTGTTCAGCGAAACCGGCGACCTGATCATCGCCCGGCTGACCCCGGAAAAGTACGAGGAGGTCAGCCGCACGCATCTGATCGACCCAACTAACGAGGCCTTCGGCCGCACGGTCGTTTGGACCCATCCAGCCTTTGCGAATCGCTGTGTTTACGCCCGGAACGACAAAGAACTGGTCTGCGTTTCCCTCGCCAAGGAGTGA
- a CDS encoding lectin-like protein, which produces MWLRLAVLTGMFFGVSRIWMNEAPVFRGTSIVYHNPVNGHYYQWIQASGIDWHDAFEDAARTRFAGAHGHLATVATDQESQFLKHQLHIGDALWMAASDEEQEGTWKWVAGEEAGQTFFVVGEEPSEGQFSNWGDGEPNNQDNEDFATIGWMGEPKWNDLGDRAGSARGYLVEFTGLPKPEKLIVTTGNTYSPQFRSERPTIVGEKEGRVHRW; this is translated from the coding sequence ATGTGGTTGCGTCTTGCCGTTTTGACGGGCATGTTTTTCGGCGTAAGCCGGATCTGGATGAACGAGGCGCCGGTCTTTCGCGGCACCAGCATCGTCTATCACAACCCCGTTAACGGGCACTACTACCAGTGGATTCAGGCCTCGGGCATCGATTGGCACGACGCCTTCGAGGACGCGGCCCGCACGCGCTTTGCCGGCGCGCACGGCCACCTCGCCACGGTGGCGACCGACCAGGAGAGCCAGTTCCTCAAGCACCAACTGCATATCGGGGACGCGCTCTGGATGGCCGCCAGCGACGAGGAGCAGGAAGGCACGTGGAAATGGGTCGCCGGCGAAGAAGCCGGACAGACCTTTTTCGTCGTCGGAGAAGAGCCGTCGGAAGGCCAGTTCTCGAACTGGGGCGACGGCGAACCAAACAATCAAGACAACGAGGACTTCGCAACGATCGGCTGGATGGGAGAGCCGAAATGGAATGACCTAGGTGACAGGGCCGGCTCCGCGCGCGGTTACCTGGTTGAGTTCACGGGTTTGCCAAAGCCCGAAAAGCTGATCGTCACGACCGGCAACACTTACTCGCCGCAATTCCGCTCAGAGCGCCCAACGATCGTCGGCGAAAAAGAAGGCCGCGTCCATCGCTGGTAG